The sequence GTCAATGTCTGGACCCATCCCCGTTGGCGGCGGCAGGGCGTGGCGCGGCAGCTGGTCATGCACGCTCTGGCAGCGGCGGCGGCGCGGGGAGTGCAGGTGCTGAGCCTGAGCACCACGTCAGCAGGCCGCCCACTCTACGGGTCGCTGGGCTTTGGGACCGCCAGCGCCGAGATGGTGCGCCGCGGCCCCCGCCAGGGGTAGGCCACGGGCGGGAGCTGGGCGCTACACTGGCCCATGCTGCACCTTCGTCACGCGACCCTGGACGACCTGGACACACTGAGCGAACTGTTTGACGAGTACCGGGTCTGGTACGGTCAGCCCTCCGACCCGGCCGGAGCACGGGACTTTCTGCGTGAGCGGCGGCTGCTGGGCGAATCGGTTGTGCTGCTGGCACTGGTGGGCGACCGGCCCGCCGGCTTCACGCAGCTTTACCGCTCCTTTTCCAGCGTGCGGATGCGGCGACTGTGGATTCTGAACGACCTCTTTGTGCGTGCCGGTTTCCGGGGGCAGCGGGTGGGCGTAGCCCTGCTGGACGCCGCCCGTGACCTGGCGGTGCAGAGCGGAGCCGCAGGAGTGGTCCTGGAAACGGCGGGCGACAACCTGGCCGCCCAGCGCCTGTATGACCGCTACGGCTTTCAGCGCAGCAGCGGCGTGCACTACCTGCTGAGGGTGGGAGGGGAAAGGTGACC is a genomic window of Deinococcus proteolyticus MRP containing:
- a CDS encoding GNAT family N-acetyltransferase, with the protein product MLHLRHATLDDLDTLSELFDEYRVWYGQPSDPAGARDFLRERRLLGESVVLLALVGDRPAGFTQLYRSFSSVRMRRLWILNDLFVRAGFRGQRVGVALLDAARDLAVQSGAAGVVLETAGDNLAAQRLYDRYGFQRSSGVHYLLRVGGER